A single genomic interval of Spinacia oleracea cultivar Varoflay chromosome 6, BTI_SOV_V1, whole genome shotgun sequence harbors:
- the LOC110779233 gene encoding uncharacterized protein isoform X1, protein MSRRRSGKAKPKKQKQDQAIKWRRNQKKSEQPTEIVKKEKCEEGEKTRFFGCYLLTSLSPRFKGHSYIGFTVNPKRRIRQHNGEITSGAFRTKKKRPWEMVLCIHGFPTNVAALQFEWAWQHPRESVAVREAAASFKTLGGLANKIKLALTMLTLHSWQSMNLRVSFFSTKYMKHAAGCPSLPPHMKLHFCSMDELPCYEDIDQTYGCEDGDDLDSTNSEVMASCSDDRIESLSDGSMEMNPSSIHVQNFTVQKSADNILEEDFIGIGGPLENESSLMMGALEDHIQPLHQFPVDVSGSTLNTSNEQLRHCEEIWTEDVRASFPELEERIQYIGGIYASENEVFPVLEENYSSGDLPADVTAHVENDLSECSTPGKEIRPKKLRGSSPIIEERIQPFQQAGSSEREQSSMVDFAKKDEITCIVIDDISDKPTRVQSPIRFANIVWPFSNEGIEVIELCTPSPDYRIAVGSKKRRAASDIIDLTGSPCFIQL, encoded by the exons ATGAGCCGGAGAAGATCGGGGAAAGCAAAGCCGAAGAAGCAGAAACAAGATCAGGCAATAAAATGGCGTAGGAATCAGAAGAAATCGGAACAACCGACAGAAATAGTGAAGAAGGAGAAGTGTGAAGAAGGTGAAAAAACTCGGTTTTTTGGTTGCTATCTATTGACATCTCTCAGCCCTCGTTTCAAGGGTCATTCTTATATTGG GTTTACTGTGAATCCAAAGCGACGGATTAGGCAACATAATGGGGAAATTACTAGCGGCGCTTTCAGGACGAAGAAGAAGCGTCCATGGGAAATGGTTCTTTGCATTCATGGTTTTCCAACTAATGTTGCTGCTCTTCAG TTTGAATGGGCATGGCAACATCCTAGAGAGTCAGTAGCAGTACGAGAGGCGGCTGCGAGCTTTAAAACCCTCGGAGGACTTGCCAACAAAATCAAACTTGCACTCACTATGCTTACTCTCCACTCTTGGCAAAG TATGAACCTCAGAGTTAGTTTCTTCTCTACAAAGTATATGAAGCACGCTGCTGGGTGTCCAAGCTTGCCTCCCCATATGAAGCTCCATTTTTGTTCAATGGATGAGCTCCCTTGTTATGAGGATATTGACCAAACTTACGGTTGTGAGGATGGTGATGACTTAGACTCAACTAATAGTGAAGTTATGGCCAGCTGTTCTGATGACAGAATAGAATCTTTGTCTGATGGTTCAATGGAGATGAATCCTTCTTCAATTCATGTTCAAAACTTTACTGTACAAAAATCAGCTGATAACATCTTAGAAGAGGATTTCATAGGCATTGGTGGGCCATTGGAGAATGAGTCATCATTGATGATGGGCGCGCTGGAGGATCATATACAACCACTGCATCAATTTCCTGTTGATGTTAGTGGCTCTACTCTGAACACCTCGAATGAGCAGTTGCGACATTGTGAAGAGATCTGGACTGAGGATGTTAGAGCCTCTTTCCCGGAATTAGAGGAACGTATACAATATATTGGTGGCATTTATGCTTCTGAGAATGAGGTGTTTCCTGTTCTTGAGGAAAATTATTCTTCTGGTGACTTGCCTGCTGATGTTACTGCCCATGTTGAGAATGATTTGAGTGAGTGTTCAACACCTGGAAAAGAAATTAGGCCCAAGAAGCTGAGAGGTTCTTCCCCTATAATAGAAGAGCGTATACAGCCATTTCAGCAAGCTGGTTCTTCAGAGAGAGAACAATCTTCAATGGTCGATTTTGCCAAGAAAGACGAAATAACATGTATAGTAATCGATGATATCAGCGACAAACCAACAAGGGTTCAATCGCCTATTAGATTTGCCAATATTGTTTGGCCATTTTCTAATGAGGGGATTGAGGTTATAGAACTTTGTACGCCTTCACCTGACTATAGAATCGCTGTAGGTAGCAAGAAAAGAAGAGCTGCCAGTGATATAATTGACCTGACTGGATCACCTTGTTTTATCCAACTGTAG
- the LOC110779233 gene encoding uncharacterized protein isoform X2, with protein sequence MVLCIHGFPTNVAALQFEWAWQHPRESVAVREAAASFKTLGGLANKIKLALTMLTLHSWQSMNLRVSFFSTKYMKHAAGCPSLPPHMKLHFCSMDELPCYEDIDQTYGCEDGDDLDSTNSEVMASCSDDRIESLSDGSMEMNPSSIHVQNFTVQKSADNILEEDFIGIGGPLENESSLMMGALEDHIQPLHQFPVDVSGSTLNTSNEQLRHCEEIWTEDVRASFPELEERIQYIGGIYASENEVFPVLEENYSSGDLPADVTAHVENDLSECSTPGKEIRPKKLRGSSPIIEERIQPFQQAGSSEREQSSMVDFAKKDEITCIVIDDISDKPTRVQSPIRFANIVWPFSNEGIEVIELCTPSPDYRIAVGSKKRRAASDIIDLTGSPCFIQL encoded by the exons ATGGTTCTTTGCATTCATGGTTTTCCAACTAATGTTGCTGCTCTTCAG TTTGAATGGGCATGGCAACATCCTAGAGAGTCAGTAGCAGTACGAGAGGCGGCTGCGAGCTTTAAAACCCTCGGAGGACTTGCCAACAAAATCAAACTTGCACTCACTATGCTTACTCTCCACTCTTGGCAAAG TATGAACCTCAGAGTTAGTTTCTTCTCTACAAAGTATATGAAGCACGCTGCTGGGTGTCCAAGCTTGCCTCCCCATATGAAGCTCCATTTTTGTTCAATGGATGAGCTCCCTTGTTATGAGGATATTGACCAAACTTACGGTTGTGAGGATGGTGATGACTTAGACTCAACTAATAGTGAAGTTATGGCCAGCTGTTCTGATGACAGAATAGAATCTTTGTCTGATGGTTCAATGGAGATGAATCCTTCTTCAATTCATGTTCAAAACTTTACTGTACAAAAATCAGCTGATAACATCTTAGAAGAGGATTTCATAGGCATTGGTGGGCCATTGGAGAATGAGTCATCATTGATGATGGGCGCGCTGGAGGATCATATACAACCACTGCATCAATTTCCTGTTGATGTTAGTGGCTCTACTCTGAACACCTCGAATGAGCAGTTGCGACATTGTGAAGAGATCTGGACTGAGGATGTTAGAGCCTCTTTCCCGGAATTAGAGGAACGTATACAATATATTGGTGGCATTTATGCTTCTGAGAATGAGGTGTTTCCTGTTCTTGAGGAAAATTATTCTTCTGGTGACTTGCCTGCTGATGTTACTGCCCATGTTGAGAATGATTTGAGTGAGTGTTCAACACCTGGAAAAGAAATTAGGCCCAAGAAGCTGAGAGGTTCTTCCCCTATAATAGAAGAGCGTATACAGCCATTTCAGCAAGCTGGTTCTTCAGAGAGAGAACAATCTTCAATGGTCGATTTTGCCAAGAAAGACGAAATAACATGTATAGTAATCGATGATATCAGCGACAAACCAACAAGGGTTCAATCGCCTATTAGATTTGCCAATATTGTTTGGCCATTTTCTAATGAGGGGATTGAGGTTATAGAACTTTGTACGCCTTCACCTGACTATAGAATCGCTGTAGGTAGCAAGAAAAGAAGAGCTGCCAGTGATATAATTGACCTGACTGGATCACCTTGTTTTATCCAACTGTAG
- the LOC110779232 gene encoding CBL-interacting serine/threonine-protein kinase 11: protein MENGVLFEKYEVGRLLGCGAFAKVYYGRNIKTGQSVAIKVINKKKIVGTNLMANVKREIMIMGRLRHPNIVRLYEVLACKVKIYFVIEFAKGGELFAKVAKGRFSEDLSRKYFQQLISAVGYCHFRGIYHRDLKPENLLVDENGCLKVTDFGLSAVKDQIRPDDGLLHTLCGTPAYVAPEILSKKGYNGATVDVWSCGIILYVLTAGYLPFNDPNLMAMYRKIYKGEFRCPKWMSAELKRFLGRLLETNPKSRITIEEIIRDPWFKKGGLFKDKGSEFEFQFYHDYYCDDLDDSLFALKQQQSVVEAEASSSTSSSTNSSSNSIIPLNAFDLIAFSSGLDLSGLLNESFNPFVNGEKFLSAVPVDKIITTVEKVAGELNLKVRRRKDCVVDLEGLNGNFIARVEINQLTEELVVVEVKIKGGESVSYNNIWKKKLMPKLSGLIYDSKTQPAQETDTNTTPDAVSVHQ from the coding sequence atggagaACGGTGTATTATTTGAAAAATATGAGGTGGGGAGGCTTCTGGGTTGCGGCGCCTTCGCCAAAGTTTACTATGGGAGGAACATCAAAACTGGGCAAAGCGTGGCGATCAAAGTGATCAACAAGAAAAAGATTGTAGGAACGAATCTAATGGCTAATGTCAAGAGAGAGATTATGATCATGGGCCGTCTTCGCCACCCGAACATCGTACGTTTGTACGAGGTTTTAGCCTGTAAGGTGAAGATATATTTTGTAATTGAGTTTGCCAAAGGTGGTGAGCTCTTCGCTAAGGTGGCGAAAGGCCGTTTTAGCGAAGACCTTAGCCGGAAGTATTTCCAACAGCTTATCTCCGCTGTTGGATACtgtcattttaggggaatttACCACCGTGACCTTAAGCCCGAGAATCTGCTGGTAGATGAAAATGGCTGTCTTAAGGTTACGGATTTCGGGCTTAGCGCGGTTAAGGATCAGATCCGACCTGATGATGGGTTGCTCCACACGTTGTGTGGGACACCCGCGTATGTAGCACCGGAGATCTTGTCGAAAAAAGGTTATAATGGTGCGACGGTAGATGTATGGTCGTGTGGGATTATATTGTATGTTCTTACAGCTGGGTATTTGCCATTCAATGATCCGAATTTGATGGCTATGTATAGGAAGATTTATAAGGGGGAGTTTCGATGTCCAAAATGGATGTCTGCTGAGCTTAAGCGTTTCTTGGGTCGTCTTCTAGAAACGAACCCGAAATCTAGGATTACTATTGAAGAGATCATTCGTGATCCTTGGTTCAAGAAGGGTGGCTTATTTAAGGATAAAGGTTCAGAGTTTGAGTTTCAGTTTTATCATGACTACTATTGTGATGACTTGGATGACAGCCTCTTTGCTCTGAAACAACAACAGTCGGTTGTGGAAGCGGAGGCGAGTAGTAGCACTAGTAGTAGTACCAATAGCAGTAGTAATAGTATTATTCCACTGAATGCATTTGATTTGATCGCTTTCTCGTCAGGGCTCGACTTATCAGGGCTATTAAACGAGTCTTTCAACCCTTTTGTGAATGGTGAAAAGTTCTTATCAGCTGTGCCTGTAGATAAGATCATTACCACGGTTGAGAAAGTCGCGGGTGAGCTGAATTTGAAGGTTCGCAGGAGGAAAGATTGTGTGGTTGACTTAGAAGGTTTGAATGGGAACTTCATTGCGAGGGTGGAGATAAACCAGCTGACTGAAGAGCTGGTAGTTGTTGAGGTGAAGATAAAAGGGGGAGAATCTGTGTCCTACAATAACATTTGGAAGAAGAAACTAATGCCCAAACTTTCTGGGTTGATATATGACTCTAAAACACAACCTGCGCAAGAAACAGATACAAATACAACACCTGATGCAGTATCTGTTCATCAGTGA